The proteins below come from a single Methanospirillum lacunae genomic window:
- a CDS encoding DUF5683 domain-containing protein, whose translation MASPLLAAILSFFIPGLGQFYTGQLIKAIVLFIAAVIFALLSTIIIGIPFYIIVLVYSIVDAYTAANKN comes from the coding sequence ATGGCATCACCACTACTTGCAGCAATACTTTCGTTTTTCATACCAGGACTCGGTCAGTTCTATACCGGACAACTCATAAAAGCAATTGTGCTCTTTATTGCTGCGGTGATATTCGCATTGCTCTCAACAATTATCATAGGGATCCCGTTCTACATTATTGTCCTTGTCTACAGTATCGTTGATGCATACACCGCTGCAAACAAGAACTAA
- a CDS encoding TIGR04255 family protein produces the protein MNPPLPHNFSRSPVEEVCCSLELITQPILITVAPPYPGWGSIKTRLTDEITGLRDINEVTRCSLQYRDRFLLDEDGFSRIINEIKSDLFHINQITGIEFMIIPIIQRMEHQISVRTRYEVGDHPSWILIFNLQTYTSFKPETPADILSWFDKAHAIIHTLFDQIVPEEIIELIK, from the coding sequence ATGAATCCTCCCCTTCCCCATAATTTTTCCCGATCTCCTGTTGAGGAGGTCTGCTGTTCTCTTGAACTGATAACTCAACCAATTTTGATTACAGTTGCTCCCCCATATCCAGGATGGGGATCAATCAAAACCAGACTTACAGATGAGATTACAGGACTTAGAGATATCAATGAGGTTACAAGATGCAGCCTGCAGTACAGGGATAGATTTCTTCTAGATGAAGATGGATTTTCAAGAATTATCAACGAGATCAAATCAGATCTCTTTCACATAAACCAGATAACAGGTATAGAATTCATGATAATCCCCATTATCCAGAGGATGGAACATCAGATCAGTGTCAGGACAAGATATGAGGTGGGAGATCATCCGTCCTGGATTCTAATCTTCAATCTTCAGACCTATACAAGTTTTAAACCTGAAACCCCGGCTGATATTCTTTCATGGTTTGATAAAGCACATGCAATCATCCACACCCTCTTTGATCAGATTGTTCCAGAAGAGATCATTGAACTGATCAAATGA
- a CDS encoding M3 family metallopeptidase — MGRKIILTGVVILFLVLISIPVLWISGNQNPIHTGHISPNTGDPVRLNYLPGEIPLEINQTITETTRNLDDLTAIPDSSRTVTNTDIRLDTILADFDEKTLKYSLVADITSNSAVKEDAESASFKRDEFLNSVYLREDIAHALSMVTPDQKHDQELHKRLTDDFRLAFLPIEVKSEMNILGKNLSERCSVYYANQQDGNVTLNLQLIPDIVRLRNQITALIGYPSFTDYQIAQSGIPIDRTKLLLFLTNKSGPFNQASHIEAAELLNEKKKNDPGATVVYDYEIQLLRSTHQINRSAAFCSTAVHADIVVERLNGLVADLFGISITSVSSSAPSDIHLYKITDPGSSNTQAWFYLWIKSDPGAGSTTGKTYYLRAGHESNGAWVPPVSALVISVPGPQNIDQISLSPVDIQVLFHEYGHLLRHSLATGRYAALSSGARDSGGFSEIFSLFFEKLLWTPEVLDRIFATINTPKGQSSSIHNQILACHGEDAGWGPGYISVYPYFLSLLDIEIHSENGTPDFINLYNSLYENMTGYQASSAPSSLILNPAFFVSDNAGIYWHYVYDEVCANNIFSRFQGEGVLNQSNGIALRKQLFETAGTVNLSSLITEYLGTSDLSRLCS; from the coding sequence ATGGGCCGGAAGATCATCCTGACAGGAGTAGTGATCCTTTTTCTGGTACTCATATCGATTCCGGTACTTTGGATCTCTGGAAATCAGAATCCCATTCACACCGGGCATATATCTCCTAATACCGGAGATCCTGTTCGGTTAAACTATCTTCCCGGAGAAATTCCCCTTGAGATCAACCAGACCATCACTGAAACCACCCGGAACCTTGATGATCTCACTGCAATACCTGATTCTTCCCGTACCGTCACGAACACTGATATCAGACTGGATACAATCCTTGCCGATTTTGATGAAAAGACTCTCAAATATTCACTGGTTGCTGATATTACCAGCAATTCGGCTGTAAAGGAGGACGCTGAATCGGCCTCCTTCAAACGAGATGAATTTCTGAATTCAGTATACCTGCGTGAGGATATTGCACATGCCCTCTCTATGGTAACTCCTGATCAGAAGCACGATCAAGAGCTTCACAAAAGGCTCACTGATGATTTCAGGCTGGCTTTCCTACCTATTGAGGTTAAGAGTGAGATGAACATTCTTGGCAAAAACCTCTCTGAACGTTGTTCGGTCTACTATGCAAATCAGCAGGATGGAAATGTAACACTAAACCTTCAGCTGATTCCTGATATTGTTAGACTGAGGAATCAAATCACAGCCCTTATCGGGTATCCTTCGTTTACGGATTATCAGATTGCACAGTCTGGTATCCCAATTGATCGAACAAAACTCCTCTTATTTCTTACCAATAAATCAGGTCCTTTCAACCAGGCATCGCATATCGAAGCTGCAGAACTCCTCAATGAAAAGAAGAAAAATGATCCCGGAGCGACGGTTGTTTATGATTATGAAATTCAACTTCTCCGGTCAACGCACCAGATAAATAGGTCTGCAGCATTTTGTTCAACTGCAGTTCATGCAGATATCGTGGTTGAACGACTCAATGGTCTCGTGGCAGATTTATTTGGGATTTCGATAACATCTGTTTCGTCGTCAGCTCCTTCTGATATACACCTGTATAAGATCACAGATCCCGGTTCTTCAAATACACAGGCCTGGTTTTACCTCTGGATAAAATCTGATCCTGGTGCAGGAAGTACAACCGGAAAGACATACTACCTTCGTGCCGGTCATGAATCAAATGGTGCATGGGTCCCTCCTGTTTCAGCTCTGGTAATTTCTGTTCCGGGACCTCAGAACATTGATCAGATCTCTCTCTCTCCAGTTGATATCCAGGTGCTATTTCATGAGTATGGACATCTTTTAAGACACAGTCTTGCCACTGGCAGGTATGCGGCTCTTTCCAGTGGTGCACGAGATTCTGGAGGATTCAGTGAAATTTTCTCGCTATTTTTTGAGAAGTTATTATGGACTCCTGAAGTTCTGGATCGCATATTTGCAACTATAAACACTCCGAAAGGTCAGTCTTCATCTATACATAACCAGATTCTCGCCTGTCATGGAGAAGATGCAGGTTGGGGTCCGGGATACATCAGTGTGTATCCGTACTTCCTCTCGCTTTTGGATATTGAAATCCACTCTGAAAATGGAACTCCTGATTTCATAAACCTGTATAACAGTTTGTACGAGAACATGACCGGCTATCAGGCTTCATCAGCCCCCTCGTCGTTGATCCTGAATCCGGCATTTTTTGTATCAGATAATGCGGGAATATACTGGCATTACGTGTATGATGAGGTCTGTGCCAATAACATATTCTCCAGGTTTCAAGGTGAAGGTGTACTGAATCAGAGCAACGGTATTGCCTTACGAAAACAACTGTTTGAAACTGCCGGAACAGTAAACCTATCCTCACTGATTACAGAGTATCTTGGAACATCAGACCTGTCAAGATTATGTTCCTGA
- a CDS encoding Nre family DNA repair protein: protein MPIGKGEYLRTLTAATVHMKSVPVGTDLAGSSPPSVFIGSSNYPNLYAGPMIAPVHGDTSVMDRPEEWIPGNIPQEEIIRYRLSLVRGLHQVKATDIDSRFVGKLQEIALSDNSIESEATFSTAPAGFSFSEEHTPYGPSAPIKSLEIEEQKWNHDLEKVYYDTDLRAADAVVDLHKGGIPFSHIQKAFSVGVMGNKRGRHLVPTRWSITACDTIIGNNLLKEVKKCSALDTWKVHEFSSLNNRYAVILMPTPWQYEWTEAFVRVLGSEEVVFSDHELHKPKTKYSHLGGCYYSCKMAVLEALAEQQKQAGAIILREATSGYVPLGVFNVRENVRNAMMQKPREFEDEKQVKDYLSGTFTLPLKRFEEAGVLFRTLGKKRQTTLGEF, encoded by the coding sequence ATGCCAATCGGTAAAGGCGAATACCTGCGAACCCTCACCGCTGCAACGGTGCATATGAAGTCTGTACCGGTAGGTACTGACCTTGCAGGAAGTTCTCCCCCATCAGTATTTATTGGCTCCTCAAACTATCCAAACCTCTATGCAGGCCCGATGATTGCACCGGTACATGGTGACACATCAGTCATGGATCGACCTGAAGAATGGATTCCGGGCAACATTCCACAAGAGGAGATCATACGGTACCGGCTCAGCCTGGTCAGGGGATTGCACCAGGTTAAAGCAACAGACATTGATTCCAGGTTTGTCGGAAAACTCCAGGAGATAGCACTTTCAGACAATTCAATAGAGAGTGAGGCTACTTTTTCCACGGCCCCTGCGGGATTTTCATTTAGCGAGGAACACACTCCCTATGGTCCAAGTGCACCGATAAAGAGTCTTGAGATAGAAGAGCAGAAATGGAATCATGACCTTGAAAAAGTGTATTATGATACCGATCTCAGGGCTGCAGATGCGGTCGTAGACCTGCACAAGGGGGGTATCCCATTTTCACACATTCAGAAAGCATTTTCTGTCGGAGTGATGGGTAACAAAAGGGGAAGACATCTGGTGCCTACCCGGTGGTCAATTACCGCATGTGACACCATAATCGGAAACAACCTGCTTAAAGAGGTGAAGAAATGTTCAGCTCTTGATACCTGGAAGGTGCATGAGTTTAGCAGTCTCAATAACCGGTACGCTGTCATACTCATGCCAACGCCTTGGCAGTACGAGTGGACAGAGGCATTTGTCAGGGTGCTAGGAAGCGAGGAGGTTGTCTTCTCTGACCATGAACTGCATAAGCCAAAGACCAAGTACTCACACCTTGGCGGATGTTATTACTCCTGCAAAATGGCAGTTCTTGAAGCACTGGCAGAGCAGCAAAAACAGGCAGGAGCAATCATTCTCAGGGAAGCAACATCAGGGTATGTTCCGCTTGGGGTATTCAATGTACGGGAAAACGTGCGCAATGCCATGATGCAAAAACCCAGGGAGTTCGAAGATGAAAAACAGGTAAAGGATTACCTGTCAGGCACGTTCACACTTCCACTTAAACGGTTCGAGGAGGCAGGGGTCCTCTTTCGTACGCTCGGAAAAAAGAGGCAGACAACCCTTGGAGAGTTCTAA